In one Lolium rigidum isolate FL_2022 chromosome 3, APGP_CSIRO_Lrig_0.1, whole genome shotgun sequence genomic region, the following are encoded:
- the LOC124698370 gene encoding U4/U6 small nuclear ribonucleoprotein PRP4-like protein, which translates to MENPRPQAPGFTPPMAPLPLPLHPPIAPIPGAPPRAPAPGAASTSAAAESDDDDEVDYEVSDDHRAARERHERAVQELLQRRRAYAMAVPTNDSAVRARLRRLGEPITLFGEREMERRDRLRGLMVRLEADGQVDRLLRAQEDDQGAAANDEDDAEQIQYPFFTEGTKELLQARVNIAQYSLPRAKARVERAKRRLADPDEDPDAEADLVVKQAGEFVLECSEIGDDRPLTGCSFSRDASMLATSSWSGIIKVWSMPQITKIATLKGHTERATDVAFSPVDNVLATASADKTAKLWNSDGSLLMSFNGHLDRLARLAFHPSGKYLGTASFDKTWRLWDINTGTELLLQEGHSRSVYGVSFHPDGSLAASCGLDAHARVWDLRSGRLYCTLIGHVKPVLGVSFSPNGHLVATASEDNFCRIWDLRTRRMLYSIPAHKSLISHVKFEPQEGHYLATSSYDTRAALWSTRDYKPIKSLAGHESKVTSLDISGDGQQIVTVSHDRTIKMWSCRTSIRDNEMELD; encoded by the exons ATGGAGAACCCCAGACCCCAAGCCCCCGGCTTCACCCCTCCCAtggctcctctccccctccccctccacccGCCCATCGCGCCCATCCCGGGGGCCCCTCCCCGCGCCCCCGCGCCcggcgccgcctccacctccgccgccgccgagagcgacgacgatgacgaggtcgACTACGAGGTCTCAGACGACCACCGCGCCGCGCGGGAGCGCCACGAGCGCGCGGTGCAGGAGCTCCTGCAGCGCCGCCGCGCCTACGCCATGGCCGTGCCCACCAACGACTCCGCCGTGCGcgcgcgcctccgccgcctcggcgAGCCCATCACGCTCTTCGGGGAGCGCGAGATGGAGCGCCGCGACCGCCTGCGCGGCCTCATGGTCCGCCTCGAGGCCGACGGCCAGGTCGACCGCCTCCTCCGCGCGCAGGAGGACGACCAGGGAGCCGCGGccaacgacgaggacgacgccgagcAGATCCAGTACCCCTTCTTCACCGAGGGCACCAAGGAACTGCTGCAGGCGCGCGTCAACATCGCGCAGTACTCGCTGCCCCGCGCCAAGGCCAGGGTCGAGAGGGCCAAACGCCGCCTCGCTGACCCCGACGAGGACCCCGACGCTGAGGCAGACCTTGTCGTCAAGCAGGCGGGGGAGTTCGTGCTTGAGTGCAGCGAGATTGGAGATGACCGCCCGCTCACAGGCTGCTCCTTCTCCCGCGATGCGTCGATGCTCGCAACAAG TTCCTGGAGTGGGATCATCAAAGTATGGAGCATGCCACAAATAACTAAAATCGCAACCCTGAAAGGTCATACAGAACGTGCAACTGATGTTGCCTTTTCTCCAGTTGATAACGtcttagcgacagcctcagctgaTAAAACTGCCAAATTATGGAACAGCGATGGGTCACTTCTAATGTCTTTCAATGGTCACCTGGATCGTCTTGCTCGCCTTGCTTTTCATCCATCGGGAAAGTACCTTGGTACAGCTAGCTTTGACAAGACCTGGAGATTGTGGGACATCAATACTGGAACAGAGCTTCTACTCCAAGAAGGGCACAGCAGAAGTGTATATGGAGTTAGCTTTCACCCAGATGGTTCTTTAGCTGCATCTTGTGGGCTTGATGCACATGCTCGAGTTTGGGATCTAAGATCTGGAAGATTATACTGTACCCTCATAGGGCATGTGAAACCT GTTCTAGGAGTCAGCTTCTCCCCTAATGGTCATCTAGTTGCAACTGCAAGTGAAGACAATTTCTGTCGAATATGGGATTTGAGGACTAGAAGGATGTTATATTCTATACCAGCACATAAGAGTCTTATCTCGCATGTTAAATTTGAACCCCAGGAGGGTCATTATTTAGCAACATCTTCCTATGACACTAGAGCAGCG CTATGGTCAACTCGGGACTACAAACCAATCAAAAGTTTGGCAGGACACGAGTCGAAAGTTACTAGTTTGGATATTAGTGGAG ATGGACAACAGATTGTGACTGTTTCACATGATAGAACGATAAAGATGTGGTCGTGCAGAACCAGCATACGGGATAATGAGATGGAGTTGGATTAA